One Oncorhynchus clarkii lewisi isolate Uvic-CL-2024 chromosome 32, UVic_Ocla_1.0, whole genome shotgun sequence DNA window includes the following coding sequences:
- the LOC139391618 gene encoding myocyte-specific enhancer factor 2D homolog isoform X4 — protein MGRKKIQIQRITDERNRQVTFTKRKFGLMKKAYELSVLCDCEIALIIFNHSNKLFQYASTDMDKVLLKYTEYNEPHESRTNADIIETLRKKGFNGCESPEPDGEDSIDQSPLNDDKYRKTTEDLDILFKRYGVSSAVPPPTFSMPVTVQASNQNTLQFSNPGNAMVTTSYVTSPSDNHHLSPQQPALQRNTVSPGLPQRPASAGAMLGGDLNNSNGGCPSPVPNGYISARASPGLLSVSNGNSLGKVVPAKSPPPPQSPQMVNSRKPDLRVITSQGGKSLMQMNAQRLAGAQVAQALTTPVVSVTTPSLLAQGLPFSAMPTAYNTEYQLTSADITALHALASPGGLLQGNVSWQQQPSLSQQQQQQQQQQLSLASLSNLVPVGHIPQGTMLTVNTNSNMSIKSEPISPGRDRRSPCPPPSSSGGGVQTAAPPPQYPGSLLCLEPPTGRSPADSLSSNGSSYEGNDHDDPAAGGGGGGIGGSAAGNMGNPGRSLPPEFSPSVELLRAQNEAEQEGANIKRMRLDAWVT, from the exons ATGGGGAGGAAAAAGATTCAGATCCAACGGATCACCGACGAGAGGaacagacag GTGACGTTCACCAAGAGAAAGTTTGGCCTGATGAAGAAGGCGTACGAGCTGAGTGTGCTGTGTGACTGTGAGATTGCCCTCATCATCTTCAACCACTCCAACAAGCTGTTCCAGTACGCCAGCACCGACATGGACAAGGTGCTGCTCAAGTACACCGAGTACAACGAACCCCACGAGAGCCGGACCAACGCCGACATCATTGAG ACGTTGCGAAAGAAAGGCTTCAACGGTTGCGAAAGTCCCGAGCCGGACGGAGAGGACTCCATAGACCAGAGCCCCCTGAACGACGACAAATACCGCAAGACCACCGAAGACCTAGACATCCTCTTCAAGCGCTACGGTGTCAGT TCTGCGGTCCCGCCCCCCACATTTTCCATGCCCGTCACCGTCCAGGCTTCTAATCAGAACACATTGCAATTCAGTAACCCTGGCAACGCCATGGTGACCACCTCCTACGTGACGTCGCCGTCTGACAACCACCACCTGTCGCCCCAGCAACCGGCGCTCCAGAGAAACACAGTGTCTCCTGGGTTGCCACAGCGACCGGCCAGTGCAG GTGCTATGCTCGGGGGCGACCTGAACAATTCAAATGGAGGATGCCCAAGTCCAGTCC CTAACGGATACATCAGTGCCAGGGCCTCCCCgggcctcctctctgtctccaatGGCAACAGCCTGGGGAAAGTAGTTCCGGCCAAGTCCCCGCCCCCGCCTCAGAGCCCACAGATGGTCAACAGCCGCAAGCCAGACCTCCGGGTAATCACCTCTCAGGGTGGGAAGAGCCTGATGCAGATG AATGCCCAGCGTTTGGCCGGCGCACAAGTGGCCCAGGCGCTCACCACGCCAGTGGTCTCCGTGACAACGCCCAGCCTCCTGGCACAGGGGTTGCCCTTCTCCGCCATGCCGACAGCTTACAACACAG AATACCAGCTGACGAGCGCTGACATCACCGCTCTCCACGCCCTGGCGTCACCAGGCGGCCTGCTGCAAGGCAACGTGTCGTGGCAACAGCAACCGTCTTTGtcccagcagcagcaacagcagcaacagcaacaacTTAGTCTGGCGTCGCTTAGCAACTTGGT GCCGGTGGGGCACATACCTCAGGGCACCATGCTGACTGTCAACACAAACTCCAACATGAGCATCAAGTCTGAGCCCATCTCGCCTGGCCGAGACCGCCGCTCCCCGTGCCCCCCGCCGTCCTCATCTGGGGGGGGCGTCCAGACGGCCGCGCCCCCGCCACAATACCCTGGTTCCCTGCTGTGCCTGGAGCCCCCAACCGGCCGTTCCCCCGCCGACAGCCTCAGCAGCAACGGCAGCTCCTACGAGGGCAATGACCACGACGACCCTGCGGCAGGTGGCGGAGGAGGAGGCATCGGCGGAAGTGCAGCGGGCAACATGGGCAACCCTGGCCGCTCCCTGCCCCCCGAATTCAGCCCCTCGGTGGAGCTCCTGCGGGCCCAGAATGAGGCGGAGCAGGAGGGAGCCAACATAAAACGCATGAGACTCGATGCGTGGGTCACATAG
- the LOC139391618 gene encoding myocyte-specific enhancer factor 2D homolog isoform X2, whose translation MGRKKIQIQRITDERNRQVTFTKRKFGLMKKAYELSVLCDCEIALIIFNHSNKLFQYASTDMDKVLLKYTEYNEPHESRTNADIIETLRKKGFNGCESPEPDGEDSIDQSPLNDDKYRKTTEDLDILFKRYGVSSAVPPPTFSMPVTVQASNQNTLQFSNPGNAMVTTSYVTSPSDNHHLSPQQPALQRNTVSPGLPQRPASAGAMLGGDLNNSNGGCPSPVPNGYISARASPGLLSVSNGNSLGKVVPAKSPPPPQSPQMVNSRKPDLRVITSQGGKSLMQMNAQRLAGAQVAQALTTPVVSVTTPSLLAQGLPFSAMPTAYNTEYQLTSADITALHALASPGGLLQGNVSWQQQPSLSQQQQQQQQQQLSLASLSNLVMWGMDKQSGDLSSQISSLAANLSASQSNLLLGRDEWLGRPVGHIPQGTMLTVNTNSNMSIKSEPISPGRDRRSPCPPPSSSGGGVQTAAPPPQYPGSLLCLEPPTGRSPADSLSSNGSSYEGNDHDDPAAGGGGGGIGGSAAGNMGNPGRSLPPEFSPSVELLRAQNEAEQEGANIKRMRLDAWVT comes from the exons ATGGGGAGGAAAAAGATTCAGATCCAACGGATCACCGACGAGAGGaacagacag GTGACGTTCACCAAGAGAAAGTTTGGCCTGATGAAGAAGGCGTACGAGCTGAGTGTGCTGTGTGACTGTGAGATTGCCCTCATCATCTTCAACCACTCCAACAAGCTGTTCCAGTACGCCAGCACCGACATGGACAAGGTGCTGCTCAAGTACACCGAGTACAACGAACCCCACGAGAGCCGGACCAACGCCGACATCATTGAG ACGTTGCGAAAGAAAGGCTTCAACGGTTGCGAAAGTCCCGAGCCGGACGGAGAGGACTCCATAGACCAGAGCCCCCTGAACGACGACAAATACCGCAAGACCACCGAAGACCTAGACATCCTCTTCAAGCGCTACGGTGTCAGT TCTGCGGTCCCGCCCCCCACATTTTCCATGCCCGTCACCGTCCAGGCTTCTAATCAGAACACATTGCAATTCAGTAACCCTGGCAACGCCATGGTGACCACCTCCTACGTGACGTCGCCGTCTGACAACCACCACCTGTCGCCCCAGCAACCGGCGCTCCAGAGAAACACAGTGTCTCCTGGGTTGCCACAGCGACCGGCCAGTGCAG GTGCTATGCTCGGGGGCGACCTGAACAATTCAAATGGAGGATGCCCAAGTCCAGTCC CTAACGGATACATCAGTGCCAGGGCCTCCCCgggcctcctctctgtctccaatGGCAACAGCCTGGGGAAAGTAGTTCCGGCCAAGTCCCCGCCCCCGCCTCAGAGCCCACAGATGGTCAACAGCCGCAAGCCAGACCTCCGGGTAATCACCTCTCAGGGTGGGAAGAGCCTGATGCAGATG AATGCCCAGCGTTTGGCCGGCGCACAAGTGGCCCAGGCGCTCACCACGCCAGTGGTCTCCGTGACAACGCCCAGCCTCCTGGCACAGGGGTTGCCCTTCTCCGCCATGCCGACAGCTTACAACACAG AATACCAGCTGACGAGCGCTGACATCACCGCTCTCCACGCCCTGGCGTCACCAGGCGGCCTGCTGCAAGGCAACGTGTCGTGGCAACAGCAACCGTCTTTGtcccagcagcagcaacagcagcaacagcaacaacTTAGTCTGGCGTCGCTTAGCAACTTGGT CATGTGGGGCATGGACAAACAGAGCGGGGACCTGTCTAGCCAGATCTCCAGTCTGGCGGCCAATCTGAG CGCCTCGCAGTCCAACCTCCTCTTGGGTAGAGATGAGTGGTTGGGCCG GCCGGTGGGGCACATACCTCAGGGCACCATGCTGACTGTCAACACAAACTCCAACATGAGCATCAAGTCTGAGCCCATCTCGCCTGGCCGAGACCGCCGCTCCCCGTGCCCCCCGCCGTCCTCATCTGGGGGGGGCGTCCAGACGGCCGCGCCCCCGCCACAATACCCTGGTTCCCTGCTGTGCCTGGAGCCCCCAACCGGCCGTTCCCCCGCCGACAGCCTCAGCAGCAACGGCAGCTCCTACGAGGGCAATGACCACGACGACCCTGCGGCAGGTGGCGGAGGAGGAGGCATCGGCGGAAGTGCAGCGGGCAACATGGGCAACCCTGGCCGCTCCCTGCCCCCCGAATTCAGCCCCTCGGTGGAGCTCCTGCGGGCCCAGAATGAGGCGGAGCAGGAGGGAGCCAACATAAAACGCATGAGACTCGATGCGTGGGTCACATAG
- the LOC139391618 gene encoding myocyte-specific enhancer factor 2D homolog isoform X1, translating to MGRKKIQIQRITDERNRQVTFTKRKFGLMKKAYELSVLCDCEIALIIFNHSNKLFQYASTDMDKVLLKYTEYNEPHESRTNADIIETLRKKGFNGCESPEPDGEDSIDQSPLNDDKYRKTTEDLDILFKRYGVSSAVPPPTFSMPVTVQASNQNTLQFSNPGNAMVTTSYVTSPSDNHHLSPQQPALQRNTVSPGLPQRPASAGAMLGGDLNNSNGGCPSPVPNGYISARASPGLLSVSNGNSLGKVVPAKSPPPPQSPQMVNSRKPDLRVITSQGGKSLMQMTDDELEMVSENAQRLAGAQVAQALTTPVVSVTTPSLLAQGLPFSAMPTAYNTEYQLTSADITALHALASPGGLLQGNVSWQQQPSLSQQQQQQQQQQLSLASLSNLVMWGMDKQSGDLSSQISSLAANLSASQSNLLLGRDEWLGRPVGHIPQGTMLTVNTNSNMSIKSEPISPGRDRRSPCPPPSSSGGGVQTAAPPPQYPGSLLCLEPPTGRSPADSLSSNGSSYEGNDHDDPAAGGGGGGIGGSAAGNMGNPGRSLPPEFSPSVELLRAQNEAEQEGANIKRMRLDAWVT from the exons ATGGGGAGGAAAAAGATTCAGATCCAACGGATCACCGACGAGAGGaacagacag GTGACGTTCACCAAGAGAAAGTTTGGCCTGATGAAGAAGGCGTACGAGCTGAGTGTGCTGTGTGACTGTGAGATTGCCCTCATCATCTTCAACCACTCCAACAAGCTGTTCCAGTACGCCAGCACCGACATGGACAAGGTGCTGCTCAAGTACACCGAGTACAACGAACCCCACGAGAGCCGGACCAACGCCGACATCATTGAG ACGTTGCGAAAGAAAGGCTTCAACGGTTGCGAAAGTCCCGAGCCGGACGGAGAGGACTCCATAGACCAGAGCCCCCTGAACGACGACAAATACCGCAAGACCACCGAAGACCTAGACATCCTCTTCAAGCGCTACGGTGTCAGT TCTGCGGTCCCGCCCCCCACATTTTCCATGCCCGTCACCGTCCAGGCTTCTAATCAGAACACATTGCAATTCAGTAACCCTGGCAACGCCATGGTGACCACCTCCTACGTGACGTCGCCGTCTGACAACCACCACCTGTCGCCCCAGCAACCGGCGCTCCAGAGAAACACAGTGTCTCCTGGGTTGCCACAGCGACCGGCCAGTGCAG GTGCTATGCTCGGGGGCGACCTGAACAATTCAAATGGAGGATGCCCAAGTCCAGTCC CTAACGGATACATCAGTGCCAGGGCCTCCCCgggcctcctctctgtctccaatGGCAACAGCCTGGGGAAAGTAGTTCCGGCCAAGTCCCCGCCCCCGCCTCAGAGCCCACAGATGGTCAACAGCCGCAAGCCAGACCTCCGGGTAATCACCTCTCAGGGTGGGAAGAGCCTGATGCAGATG ACAGATGATGAGCTGGAGATGGTGAGCGAG AATGCCCAGCGTTTGGCCGGCGCACAAGTGGCCCAGGCGCTCACCACGCCAGTGGTCTCCGTGACAACGCCCAGCCTCCTGGCACAGGGGTTGCCCTTCTCCGCCATGCCGACAGCTTACAACACAG AATACCAGCTGACGAGCGCTGACATCACCGCTCTCCACGCCCTGGCGTCACCAGGCGGCCTGCTGCAAGGCAACGTGTCGTGGCAACAGCAACCGTCTTTGtcccagcagcagcaacagcagcaacagcaacaacTTAGTCTGGCGTCGCTTAGCAACTTGGT CATGTGGGGCATGGACAAACAGAGCGGGGACCTGTCTAGCCAGATCTCCAGTCTGGCGGCCAATCTGAG CGCCTCGCAGTCCAACCTCCTCTTGGGTAGAGATGAGTGGTTGGGCCG GCCGGTGGGGCACATACCTCAGGGCACCATGCTGACTGTCAACACAAACTCCAACATGAGCATCAAGTCTGAGCCCATCTCGCCTGGCCGAGACCGCCGCTCCCCGTGCCCCCCGCCGTCCTCATCTGGGGGGGGCGTCCAGACGGCCGCGCCCCCGCCACAATACCCTGGTTCCCTGCTGTGCCTGGAGCCCCCAACCGGCCGTTCCCCCGCCGACAGCCTCAGCAGCAACGGCAGCTCCTACGAGGGCAATGACCACGACGACCCTGCGGCAGGTGGCGGAGGAGGAGGCATCGGCGGAAGTGCAGCGGGCAACATGGGCAACCCTGGCCGCTCCCTGCCCCCCGAATTCAGCCCCTCGGTGGAGCTCCTGCGGGCCCAGAATGAGGCGGAGCAGGAGGGAGCCAACATAAAACGCATGAGACTCGATGCGTGGGTCACATAG
- the LOC139391618 gene encoding myocyte-specific enhancer factor 2D homolog isoform X3 has translation MGRKKIQIQRITDERNRQVTFTKRKFGLMKKAYELSVLCDCEIALIIFNHSNKLFQYASTDMDKVLLKYTEYNEPHESRTNADIIETLRKKGFNGCESPEPDGEDSIDQSPLNDDKYRKTTEDLDILFKRYGVSSAVPPPTFSMPVTVQASNQNTLQFSNPGNAMVTTSYVTSPSDNHHLSPQQPALQRNTVSPGLPQRPASAGAMLGGDLNNSNGGCPSPVPNGYISARASPGLLSVSNGNSLGKVVPAKSPPPPQSPQMVNSRKPDLRVITSQGGKSLMQMNAQRLAGAQVAQALTTPVVSVTTPSLLAQGLPFSAMPTAYNTEYQLTSADITALHALASPGGLLQGNVSWQQQPSLSQQQQQQQQQQLSLASLSNLVMWGMDKQSGDLSSQISSLAANLRPVGHIPQGTMLTVNTNSNMSIKSEPISPGRDRRSPCPPPSSSGGGVQTAAPPPQYPGSLLCLEPPTGRSPADSLSSNGSSYEGNDHDDPAAGGGGGGIGGSAAGNMGNPGRSLPPEFSPSVELLRAQNEAEQEGANIKRMRLDAWVT, from the exons ATGGGGAGGAAAAAGATTCAGATCCAACGGATCACCGACGAGAGGaacagacag GTGACGTTCACCAAGAGAAAGTTTGGCCTGATGAAGAAGGCGTACGAGCTGAGTGTGCTGTGTGACTGTGAGATTGCCCTCATCATCTTCAACCACTCCAACAAGCTGTTCCAGTACGCCAGCACCGACATGGACAAGGTGCTGCTCAAGTACACCGAGTACAACGAACCCCACGAGAGCCGGACCAACGCCGACATCATTGAG ACGTTGCGAAAGAAAGGCTTCAACGGTTGCGAAAGTCCCGAGCCGGACGGAGAGGACTCCATAGACCAGAGCCCCCTGAACGACGACAAATACCGCAAGACCACCGAAGACCTAGACATCCTCTTCAAGCGCTACGGTGTCAGT TCTGCGGTCCCGCCCCCCACATTTTCCATGCCCGTCACCGTCCAGGCTTCTAATCAGAACACATTGCAATTCAGTAACCCTGGCAACGCCATGGTGACCACCTCCTACGTGACGTCGCCGTCTGACAACCACCACCTGTCGCCCCAGCAACCGGCGCTCCAGAGAAACACAGTGTCTCCTGGGTTGCCACAGCGACCGGCCAGTGCAG GTGCTATGCTCGGGGGCGACCTGAACAATTCAAATGGAGGATGCCCAAGTCCAGTCC CTAACGGATACATCAGTGCCAGGGCCTCCCCgggcctcctctctgtctccaatGGCAACAGCCTGGGGAAAGTAGTTCCGGCCAAGTCCCCGCCCCCGCCTCAGAGCCCACAGATGGTCAACAGCCGCAAGCCAGACCTCCGGGTAATCACCTCTCAGGGTGGGAAGAGCCTGATGCAGATG AATGCCCAGCGTTTGGCCGGCGCACAAGTGGCCCAGGCGCTCACCACGCCAGTGGTCTCCGTGACAACGCCCAGCCTCCTGGCACAGGGGTTGCCCTTCTCCGCCATGCCGACAGCTTACAACACAG AATACCAGCTGACGAGCGCTGACATCACCGCTCTCCACGCCCTGGCGTCACCAGGCGGCCTGCTGCAAGGCAACGTGTCGTGGCAACAGCAACCGTCTTTGtcccagcagcagcaacagcagcaacagcaacaacTTAGTCTGGCGTCGCTTAGCAACTTGGT CATGTGGGGCATGGACAAACAGAGCGGGGACCTGTCTAGCCAGATCTCCAGTCTGGCGGCCAATCTGAG GCCGGTGGGGCACATACCTCAGGGCACCATGCTGACTGTCAACACAAACTCCAACATGAGCATCAAGTCTGAGCCCATCTCGCCTGGCCGAGACCGCCGCTCCCCGTGCCCCCCGCCGTCCTCATCTGGGGGGGGCGTCCAGACGGCCGCGCCCCCGCCACAATACCCTGGTTCCCTGCTGTGCCTGGAGCCCCCAACCGGCCGTTCCCCCGCCGACAGCCTCAGCAGCAACGGCAGCTCCTACGAGGGCAATGACCACGACGACCCTGCGGCAGGTGGCGGAGGAGGAGGCATCGGCGGAAGTGCAGCGGGCAACATGGGCAACCCTGGCCGCTCCCTGCCCCCCGAATTCAGCCCCTCGGTGGAGCTCCTGCGGGCCCAGAATGAGGCGGAGCAGGAGGGAGCCAACATAAAACGCATGAGACTCGATGCGTGGGTCACATAG